One Pyrofollis japonicus DNA window includes the following coding sequences:
- a CDS encoding HAD family hydrolase, which yields MRLRAVLLDLGGTLMIEEGSEGLSRELASSLGIDAPLSYLDVYHGYGFRYADICETSLEAVAYYYVSRSRKRVVRPEEARKTYRDLVRILAASLKPIPGALDALREIRRLTDRVVIVSNASSQEAIEEALRLHGFLDHVDAVVTSRLVGVRKPDPRIFIYALSLVDAKPGEAIHIGDRGYEDIWGAKNLGIKTIHIARNTPPSPIADYVANDITQVPTILGKIVNS from the coding sequence TTGCGGCTAAGAGCAGTCCTCCTAGACCTTGGAGGCACGTTGATGATTGAGGAGGGTAGCGAGGGGCTCAGCAGGGAACTGGCTAGCTCGCTCGGCATAGATGCCCCTCTAAGCTACCTTGATGTTTACCACGGCTACGGTTTCCGCTACGCCGATATCTGTGAGACCAGCTTGGAGGCAGTCGCCTACTACTATGTCTCGCGGAGCAGGAAGAGAGTCGTAAGGCCAGAGGAGGCCCGCAAAACCTATCGCGACCTTGTACGCATCCTCGCAGCCAGCCTCAAGCCGATCCCCGGCGCCCTGGACGCGCTAAGAGAGATTAGAAGGCTCACGGACCGAGTAGTCATCGTCTCGAACGCCTCCTCCCAGGAGGCCATAGAGGAGGCTCTACGCCTCCACGGCTTCCTAGACCACGTCGACGCCGTGGTGACCAGCAGGCTCGTAGGCGTAAGGAAGCCCGACCCAAGAATATTCATCTACGCGCTAAGCCTCGTAGACGCAAAGCCAGGCGAGGCAATCCACATAGGCGACCGAGGCTACGAAGACATATGGGGAGCCAAGAACCTAGGCATAAAGACAATCCACATAGCAAGAAACACACCACCATCACCGATAGCAGACTACGTTGCAAACGATATAACCCAAGTCCCTACCATACTCGGCAAAATAGTGAACTCCTAG
- a CDS encoding YfgJ family double zinc ribbon protein, whose translation MPSSKYLKLVGLKVYDLDARYIGTVTDIGLMSKEEGDLQLYLVVSKGSENMAIPVKSIHSVGDIILLREGYEAEAIEQQASAPGISTAVSAEPSTVTAHAEALNSPRVQSGAEKHVIPRCPSCGSALIYEPRKKQWYCPRCKKYVKIPAEVEAKVPRCPSCGLPLSYIEEYGKWYCYNCRRYVDVE comes from the coding sequence GTGCCTAGCTCCAAGTACTTGAAGCTCGTCGGGCTCAAAGTCTACGATCTGGACGCGAGATACATAGGCACAGTAACCGATATAGGCTTGATGAGCAAGGAGGAAGGAGACCTCCAACTATACCTAGTTGTCTCGAAGGGCTCCGAGAACATGGCTATACCGGTAAAATCCATACACTCCGTGGGGGACATTATATTGTTGAGAGAAGGCTATGAGGCTGAAGCGATAGAGCAGCAGGCCAGCGCCCCGGGAATCAGCACAGCCGTCTCCGCAGAGCCAAGCACTGTCACTGCACACGCTGAGGCACTGAACAGCCCAAGGGTGCAATCAGGAGCCGAGAAGCATGTTATTCCTAGATGCCCTAGCTGTGGCTCCGCACTGATCTACGAGCCGCGGAAGAAGCAATGGTATTGTCCACGGTGCAAGAAGTACGTCAAGATACCCGCCGAGGTTGAGGCAAAGGTGCCCCGTTGCCCTAGCTGCGGTCTACCACTGTCATACATAGAGGAGTATGGGAAGTGGTACTGCTATAACTGCAGGAGGTACGTTGACGTTGAGTAG
- a CDS encoding ABC transporter permease, which yields MRRALHIFAKDMREYYLKAPVISWGLLFPVTAVVLMSLGLAAYGENRLVPGMIVLSLLFAATSMAQVAVAFEKRSGSFQLLLFMPIPPHELLLGKSLGGITYGFIGVGVAGLIVYATTGHTMLLHLGFFAAAVLLGSLTFTLLALAITLPLEPVSGVAVLNIVRFTMVFLGGIVFPKVVFPRQLLPLAYAMPSTYVVEMIRYSMYNTWDYVDPYTSLIMSIIMFVTVALVTARITDKVLYP from the coding sequence GTGAGGAGGGCTCTCCACATATTCGCCAAGGACATGAGGGAGTACTATCTCAAGGCCCCCGTGATTAGCTGGGGCCTATTGTTCCCAGTGACGGCAGTGGTCTTGATGAGCCTCGGGCTGGCCGCCTATGGGGAGAACAGGCTTGTGCCGGGAATGATTGTCCTCAGCCTATTGTTCGCCGCAACCAGTATGGCGCAGGTGGCCGTGGCGTTCGAGAAGAGGAGTGGCAGCTTCCAGCTCCTCTTGTTCATGCCTATCCCGCCGCACGAGCTGCTACTCGGCAAGTCGCTTGGCGGGATAACCTATGGCTTCATCGGTGTCGGGGTTGCAGGCCTCATAGTGTACGCTACCACTGGTCACACGATGCTGCTTCACCTGGGCTTCTTTGCAGCCGCAGTGCTATTGGGGTCTCTAACCTTCACCTTACTGGCCCTCGCGATAACTCTGCCGCTCGAGCCTGTCTCAGGGGTAGCAGTGCTAAACATAGTAAGGTTCACAATGGTCTTCCTAGGGGGCATCGTGTTCCCGAAGGTGGTGTTCCCGCGCCAGCTACTGCCCCTGGCCTACGCCATGCCCTCTACATACGTTGTTGAAATGATAAGGTACAGCATGTACAATACGTGGGACTATGTGGACCCCTATACCTCGCTAATAATGTCGATAATAATGTTCGTGACTGTGGCGCTTGTAACCGCGAGGATAACAGATAAGGTGCTCTACCCCTAG
- a CDS encoding clostripain-related cysteine peptidase has translation MSGRVLLAVLVFAVLVAGIVFSVPVFAETHKAKWTILVYIDADNNLEPNAFLDVEELEKIGSTQDIKVVFILDRSPKNYEAQAAAYIPGIEAYGDWSGTRIYLAARHPGPGIGSKLLKDLGEVDMGDPSTLRAFVEYAVEMFPAEHYMLVLWNHGSGFGVAYDDSSGGDGLTLDELRSVLEQLGAEGIRFDIVGFDACLMATLETLSSVAGLTDYVVASEELEPGYGWPLDSMLEILVSNPSISPRELLAGLVKAYGEFYESRGMMDTTLSAFDMRELSRRDIVEGVKSLAAFTLQHPSVMQAVRSRIDEYGALEDTGGVTVDYVQLVREAAKHGLSGAAVALADKLVEARIANYAGPGKAESNGVAIFYPRKNLVEAYNRLTSFGSETGWSKALAVAVNIEPEISENPSVSGDVETSNAAAAGEGASLVSALGRLNIDKRPGDELVAVLAAEGQDADGSVMVASYVAVGLRDGRLVKLVDKVVEKAENPEDFLLPVLATSYDADRDGVEDVYVADQLYLGSDGIPETHVFRINPSTGKVVVTGSIGFFEVSGLAVADLDGDGHAELVVAGTRYEVDNEGYLTDVYGAIYVVDAVTFNLVGKFKVSSGQEGVLTSISGVAVVNASGRLYLAVGVNHYDTELSPLPDMDTVYVYRYRGNKLDTVMHIPYSSNDLDAGDVTGDGAPELIAASSQECSATIFTIDVGRARYGEYATIQFPASICDTVQSVSVFDLDGDGVNEAIFMLGVLDEEGVLDDLNMRVFSFVDRPRLELRLDHLFTGSTAKIPLALDMDGDGRLEVAYVAFQGKGLRVELHSVTNYVETKGSLRGRVVDENGQGVPDATVTVSVPRQSKVYTTVTDDKGSFELRNIPATTYEVLAVTPSGEVGLTSASVKPGKTSQVTVRVSKLQQSSEGEETTTTTTSTETATTSTASPTSTTTTSQEPTTTTHTTTHTQTTTTHTTQTGTTASPTTSSQQTSTAGRETTTRTSTHGDMSLTLPIPITTQSTATGKETSRTSESQSTTEEASTQSTETITPSTSPASPARRSSGKTYYVLPAIALAAAIAYIAIRRKEAAPPAPPPPPPA, from the coding sequence ATGTCTGGAAGGGTTTTGTTAGCCGTACTTGTCTTCGCTGTACTTGTTGCCGGAATTGTTTTCTCTGTCCCAGTGTTCGCGGAGACTCATAAGGCTAAGTGGACTATCCTCGTCTACATTGATGCCGATAATAATTTGGAGCCGAATGCTTTTCTCGACGTAGAGGAGTTGGAGAAGATTGGCTCGACACAGGACATCAAGGTAGTCTTTATCCTTGACCGCTCGCCGAAGAACTATGAGGCCCAGGCGGCTGCCTACATACCGGGTATTGAGGCTTATGGTGATTGGAGTGGTACTCGTATCTACCTTGCGGCGCGGCACCCGGGGCCTGGTATAGGGTCTAAGCTGCTCAAGGATCTCGGAGAAGTTGATATGGGTGACCCTTCTACTCTTCGCGCCTTCGTAGAGTATGCTGTGGAGATGTTTCCTGCTGAGCACTATATGCTGGTCCTCTGGAACCATGGCAGCGGGTTCGGGGTGGCATACGACGATTCTAGTGGCGGCGATGGCCTTACGCTTGACGAGCTGAGGAGTGTTCTCGAGCAGCTGGGGGCTGAGGGGATAAGGTTCGACATAGTTGGCTTCGATGCCTGCCTCATGGCGACTCTTGAGACTCTTAGCAGTGTCGCTGGCCTCACTGACTACGTTGTTGCTTCGGAGGAGCTTGAGCCGGGCTACGGGTGGCCCTTGGACTCTATGCTCGAGATCCTCGTCTCTAACCCGAGTATTTCTCCAAGGGAGCTGCTCGCTGGCCTCGTCAAGGCTTATGGGGAGTTCTACGAGTCGCGGGGCATGATGGATACCACTCTCTCTGCCTTCGACATGAGGGAGCTGAGCCGCCGAGACATCGTTGAAGGCGTGAAGTCCTTGGCGGCCTTCACCCTTCAGCATCCTAGCGTAATGCAGGCGGTGAGGAGCCGCATCGACGAGTACGGCGCCCTGGAGGACACGGGGGGCGTGACTGTCGACTATGTCCAGTTGGTGAGAGAGGCTGCCAAGCACGGGCTCAGCGGAGCAGCGGTGGCGCTGGCTGATAAGCTTGTGGAGGCTAGGATTGCAAACTATGCTGGCCCAGGCAAGGCTGAGAGCAACGGGGTAGCAATATTCTATCCCCGGAAGAACCTCGTGGAGGCGTACAATAGGCTCACCTCATTCGGCTCGGAGACGGGATGGTCCAAGGCACTCGCTGTGGCTGTGAACATTGAGCCAGAGATATCCGAGAACCCCTCGGTGAGCGGAGACGTAGAGACGAGCAATGCTGCCGCGGCTGGCGAGGGGGCTTCCCTGGTCTCCGCCCTCGGCAGGCTGAACATCGATAAGAGGCCCGGGGACGAGCTAGTAGCAGTGCTTGCAGCAGAGGGCCAGGATGCTGACGGCTCCGTAATGGTGGCCTCCTATGTGGCTGTCGGGCTACGCGACGGGAGGCTCGTGAAGCTGGTCGACAAGGTTGTCGAGAAGGCTGAGAATCCAGAGGACTTCCTTCTCCCTGTGCTTGCCACCAGCTACGACGCTGACCGGGACGGCGTTGAGGACGTCTATGTAGCCGACCAGCTCTACTTGGGTAGCGACGGCATACCCGAGACCCACGTCTTCCGCATAAACCCCTCGACAGGCAAGGTCGTTGTGACTGGTAGCATAGGTTTCTTCGAGGTCTCGGGGCTAGCAGTGGCAGACCTCGACGGGGATGGCCACGCAGAGCTTGTCGTGGCTGGTACTCGTTACGAGGTAGACAACGAGGGCTACCTTACCGACGTCTATGGCGCCATCTACGTGGTCGATGCGGTCACGTTCAACCTCGTAGGCAAGTTTAAGGTGTCGAGCGGGCAGGAAGGAGTACTTACCTCGATAAGCGGGGTAGCTGTTGTAAATGCTAGTGGCCGCCTATACCTAGCCGTGGGAGTCAACCACTACGATACAGAGCTTAGCCCGTTGCCAGACATGGACACTGTGTACGTATACCGGTATAGGGGCAACAAGCTAGACACCGTGATGCACATACCCTATAGCTCTAACGACCTCGATGCAGGCGACGTGACCGGCGACGGCGCGCCAGAACTCATAGCGGCTAGTAGCCAGGAGTGCAGCGCAACAATCTTCACCATAGACGTTGGCCGCGCACGGTACGGCGAGTACGCTACAATACAGTTCCCGGCAAGTATTTGCGACACTGTGCAGTCTGTCAGCGTCTTCGACCTAGACGGCGACGGAGTCAACGAGGCAATATTCATGCTCGGCGTACTGGACGAGGAAGGAGTCCTCGACGACCTCAATATGAGGGTGTTCAGCTTCGTTGATAGGCCTAGGCTCGAGCTGCGCCTAGACCACTTGTTCACAGGGAGCACTGCCAAGATCCCCCTAGCCCTCGACATGGACGGTGATGGCAGGCTAGAGGTGGCGTACGTGGCGTTCCAGGGCAAGGGCCTACGGGTAGAGCTTCACAGTGTAACGAACTATGTTGAGACAAAGGGCTCTCTGCGCGGAAGAGTCGTGGACGAGAATGGCCAAGGAGTACCAGACGCTACTGTGACCGTCTCCGTGCCGAGGCAGAGCAAGGTCTACACCACGGTAACGGACGACAAGGGCTCATTCGAGCTGAGAAACATCCCTGCCACCACGTACGAGGTACTAGCAGTGACCCCCAGCGGCGAAGTAGGGCTCACAAGCGCCTCCGTGAAGCCGGGCAAGACTAGCCAGGTCACAGTAAGGGTTTCAAAACTACAACAAAGCAGCGAAGGCGAGGAGACAACCACGACCACGACAAGCACGGAGACCGCAACAACCAGTACAGCATCCCCAACGAGCACGACGACCACGAGCCAGGAACCGACAACCACCACACATACAACCACGCATACACAGACAACGACCACCCACACCACACAAACAGGCACAACAGCCTCGCCGACAACCAGCAGCCAACAAACAAGCACCGCAGGTCGAGAAACAACTACTAGGACAAGCACTCACGGCGACATGAGCCTCACACTGCCAATACCCATAACCACGCAGAGCACAGCCACCGGCAAGGAGACAAGCAGAACAAGCGAATCGCAATCAACAACCGAGGAGGCTTCAACACAGAGCACGGAAACGATTACTCCGAGCACAAGCCCCGCATCACCGGCAAGGAGGAGCAGCGGGAAAACCTACTACGTGCTCCCAGCCATAGCACTGGCTGCCGCAATAGCGTACATAGCTATCCGTAGGAAGGAGGCAGCGCCGCCAGCTCCTCCACCGCCTCCGCCAGCCTAG
- a CDS encoding ATP-binding cassette domain-containing protein, producing the protein MLRLQGVVKKYSGKVVLGDVSLALSRGVVLLVGPNGSGKSTLLRVVAGLLVPDKGEASCGSRKVYVPETVPRRSFVNAFDLCEVIGDCDHEFLAKLAKELGVYEILRKSFRRCSMGEARKLFISSVLAAAWRDRIGCILVDEPFANLDSFSRRKLWGILLEYREEKGVSVMMLASHVVDGYMVQEATHVAALRDGHLYMKPVDELRHEVERYRFYLGPSSMCSRIADRGTAAIHVGDYCLIVSEEKLGENQRVHGVDLFSNTDALYAYITSISATN; encoded by the coding sequence ATGCTTCGCCTACAAGGTGTCGTGAAGAAGTATAGCGGCAAAGTAGTTCTGGGCGATGTAAGCCTTGCTCTGAGCAGGGGTGTTGTACTCCTTGTTGGGCCGAATGGTAGTGGTAAGTCTACTCTTCTCCGGGTAGTTGCTGGCCTGCTTGTTCCCGATAAGGGGGAGGCCTCGTGTGGGTCACGCAAAGTGTACGTGCCGGAGACCGTGCCTAGGCGAAGCTTTGTCAACGCTTTCGACCTCTGCGAGGTCATCGGGGATTGTGATCATGAATTCTTGGCTAAGTTGGCTAAAGAGCTTGGGGTCTACGAGATTCTAAGGAAGAGTTTTAGAAGATGCTCCATGGGTGAGGCTAGGAAGCTCTTCATCTCCTCAGTACTAGCTGCCGCTTGGAGGGATAGGATCGGCTGTATTCTCGTGGATGAGCCCTTTGCTAATCTTGACTCTTTTTCTCGCAGGAAACTCTGGGGGATTCTCCTAGAGTATCGCGAGGAGAAGGGAGTCAGCGTAATGATGCTTGCCAGCCACGTCGTTGACGGGTACATGGTGCAAGAAGCTACTCATGTTGCCGCCCTACGAGATGGACACCTCTACATGAAACCGGTGGATGAGCTTAGGCATGAGGTTGAAAGGTATAGGTTCTACCTGGGGCCTAGCAGCATGTGTAGCAGGATAGCGGACAGAGGCACCGCAGCCATACATGTAGGTGATTATTGCCTTATTGTAAGCGAGGAGAAGCTAGGCGAGAATCAACGTGTCCATGGTGTTGATTTATTCTCGAACACGGATGCATTGTACGCGTACATAACTAGTATAAGTGCTACCAATTAG
- a CDS encoding ParB N-terminal domain-containing protein, translating to MEPRILLLPIRELRVHEKADKHHAQRIAHSIAAAGQVLRPIIVEEKTLTIIDGHHRYTALRLLGATRAPVVLARYGEDIEAVNPPTRTLTVRADSAEEALLFLAELLEKSVPRGSARLELRHAGLKLVLHRDKVLLHHALARLENQALGRGDKAYKIRAIAEPPSPAEILGAAARSEQYPIKTTIHVTSLKKLVAPTRLKNLF from the coding sequence GTGGAGCCAAGGATACTCCTACTGCCGATCCGGGAGCTACGAGTACACGAAAAAGCCGACAAGCACCACGCACAGCGAATAGCCCACAGCATCGCCGCGGCGGGGCAAGTACTGAGACCGATAATAGTTGAGGAGAAGACGCTCACCATTATCGACGGGCATCACCGCTACACGGCGCTCCGCTTACTAGGCGCGACCCGGGCGCCAGTAGTACTAGCCAGGTACGGTGAGGACATAGAGGCGGTAAACCCGCCCACGAGGACGCTGACGGTACGCGCAGACAGCGCAGAAGAAGCGCTCTTGTTCCTCGCAGAGCTACTAGAAAAGAGCGTCCCGCGGGGCAGCGCCCGCCTAGAGCTAAGACACGCTGGGCTCAAACTAGTGCTCCACAGGGACAAGGTGCTCCTACACCATGCGCTAGCAAGGCTAGAGAACCAGGCACTAGGCCGCGGCGACAAAGCCTACAAGATAAGGGCAATAGCAGAGCCCCCCTCGCCAGCAGAGATACTAGGCGCGGCGGCAAGGAGCGAACAATACCCCATAAAGACGACAATACACGTCACGAGCCTCAAAAAGCTCGTCGCACCCACAAGGCTCAAGAACCTATTCTAG
- a CDS encoding PaREP1 family protein, which produces MALSETIRLPRSIAQRLRREAEKQGMGLEEYLVELVAQGLDPPERALEYIEAARELLEQACEELKRGDVRQAAEKAWGAAALAVKAYAAWREGKRLTSHGELWRYTLVLRKELGEWVSNAWAHATAMHVCFYEGWCSKEHVEDAIEEIEKLVKTIEEKIEKNRAKTSQDSSSA; this is translated from the coding sequence TTGGCTCTATCAGAGACCATCCGGCTACCTCGTAGCATTGCTCAACGTCTCCGCCGAGAGGCTGAGAAGCAGGGTATGGGGCTGGAGGAGTATCTTGTAGAGCTTGTTGCGCAGGGCCTGGATCCGCCGGAAAGGGCGCTTGAGTACATTGAGGCTGCGCGAGAACTCCTAGAACAAGCCTGCGAAGAACTGAAAAGAGGAGATGTGAGGCAGGCCGCGGAAAAGGCCTGGGGGGCAGCAGCACTAGCAGTTAAGGCATACGCGGCCTGGAGAGAAGGGAAAAGGCTTACGAGCCACGGAGAACTTTGGAGATACACCCTAGTACTGCGCAAAGAGCTAGGAGAATGGGTTAGCAATGCATGGGCACACGCAACGGCAATGCATGTCTGTTTCTACGAAGGATGGTGCAGCAAGGAGCATGTAGAAGACGCGATAGAGGAAATAGAAAAACTCGTGAAAACAATCGAAGAGAAAATTGAGAAAAACCGCGCGAAAACTAGCCAAGATAGTTCCTCTGCATAG
- a CDS encoding DUF86 domain-containing protein: MAVLERLLGLMKTYYYEFVDALKDYEAGQERVYAVERLAQLIARTVLDFAAVLAVREAGEKPGTYREAAAWLARRLKLNKDLEDFLVGLAGFRNILVHMYAELREDLEHQAFIEIAEKTPYLLQRLEKVAQNDPCLNEVAEKLRKIGEEIGARYILVFGSLARKGCGNDVDVAVKLGKKPRSALEIGKKYRQY, translated from the coding sequence GTGGCAGTACTAGAAAGACTCTTAGGACTCATGAAAACTTATTATTATGAATTCGTGGATGCGCTAAAGGACTATGAGGCCGGGCAGGAACGCGTATATGCTGTTGAGAGGCTCGCCCAGCTAATAGCACGAACAGTACTTGATTTTGCTGCAGTACTAGCCGTGCGCGAGGCCGGAGAAAAGCCAGGAACCTATCGCGAAGCCGCAGCATGGCTAGCACGGAGGCTTAAGCTCAACAAGGACCTAGAAGACTTCTTGGTGGGACTGGCAGGCTTCCGCAACATACTGGTACACATGTACGCCGAGCTCAGAGAAGACTTAGAGCACCAAGCTTTTATAGAAATAGCTGAGAAAACCCCATACCTGTTGCAACGACTTGAGAAAGTAGCACAGAACGATCCATGCCTCAATGAGGTAGCTGAAAAGCTCAGGAAAATCGGCGAGGAGATAGGGGCACGCTACATCCTAGTATTTGGTTCTCTTGCGCGAAAAGGCTGTGGCAACGACGTTGACGTAGCCGTAAAGCTGGGCAAGAAGCCCCGGAGCGCCCTGGAGATAGGGAAAAAATACAGGCAGTACTAG
- a CDS encoding AAA family ATPase: MARLRDDFEEVARVFRLLSNPGNIELLAVLSSGEFNPRELARLLGRDETDVSRRLRRLERMGLVSAEWRRVSGRNIRVYKLRGSRLCLRISKKGVGIESGGEGVDPAALARRLGPVLAPPRSSSWFVGREKELAVLESSPPGLLVVVGLPGSGKTSLLATHASKLKSPVAWYTVTGYESLTQLLWRISLFAASLGDTSLYERLGAGDIGVGEAARLLADILDKYGAVLVLDDFHRVSDKHIAMLVAEAAPMLTEARIIVASRRKPTSLLAEVPGAQVLSLGGLSPREARELLARLGVELDAPRLSMLYAATQGYPLLLKLFAELAASKGVDEALRLLHERRLGTQFWDSIVAGLSASERQVLELLVDLEIPVPAELVADTCSCKAPVAALYRLLDLGLVTEAGGGYVVRDIVLRTRPRRPRLSSLLGAGEWFVKRPRPDHIVAALHLFRRAGDERKIVRTIRTRIARIGHEMALVRDTYGRELEEALESTRSDYARAYLLAELALVARERGDYDGSLELLRKAWMLTRMYRDSCLLLNIVGHLLWHYPLKLGGGEAEELLREAEKILGNSREDPCLLGAMDVYYSNLARYYAMRGEVGEALSAIRLGLSVAEKRGNPREVAFSRAQLALVLGMMGRLEEAIAEAEEALGRLLLDAPEPLLARVKWILAELYLRAGNIHGAYRYAYEAREAFMKQGHYSSATSTMAVEVLSLIKMGSYSTAYRVAKELKSIVEEKIGSWNGSELDGLAVAAAYQLAGRDARRFAEELIEARRKRAVAVSPIDAAPYIEALRAAGLDSVADRLAELAKQL, translated from the coding sequence GTGGCTAGGCTTAGGGACGACTTCGAGGAAGTCGCCAGGGTTTTCCGCCTACTCTCGAACCCTGGCAACATCGAGTTACTGGCCGTGCTCTCCAGCGGCGAGTTCAACCCGAGGGAGCTGGCCCGGCTTCTCGGCCGAGACGAGACCGATGTCTCTAGGAGGCTTCGCCGCCTCGAACGCATGGGGCTTGTCTCTGCAGAGTGGCGCCGCGTCTCAGGGCGAAACATCAGAGTCTACAAGCTACGCGGTAGCCGCCTATGCCTAAGGATAAGCAAGAAAGGAGTAGGTATCGAGAGCGGCGGAGAAGGCGTAGACCCTGCTGCCCTCGCGAGGCGCCTAGGCCCGGTCCTTGCTCCTCCACGTAGCTCCTCGTGGTTCGTGGGCAGGGAGAAGGAGCTAGCAGTCCTTGAGTCGAGCCCGCCCGGGCTCCTGGTTGTTGTTGGGCTACCGGGCTCCGGCAAGACCTCGCTGCTAGCAACCCATGCTTCTAAGCTGAAGAGCCCAGTGGCATGGTACACGGTGACAGGCTACGAGTCTCTCACACAGCTACTGTGGAGAATCTCGCTGTTCGCGGCGTCGCTCGGCGATACCAGCCTCTATGAGAGGCTCGGAGCCGGAGACATCGGCGTAGGTGAGGCGGCTAGGCTGCTCGCAGACATACTTGACAAGTACGGCGCGGTGCTCGTCCTCGACGACTTCCACAGGGTGAGCGATAAGCACATAGCAATGCTCGTAGCCGAGGCCGCGCCAATGCTCACCGAGGCCAGGATAATAGTTGCTTCGAGGAGGAAGCCTACCAGCCTCCTAGCCGAGGTCCCCGGCGCCCAGGTACTGAGCCTGGGCGGCCTTTCCCCGAGGGAGGCAAGGGAGCTTCTAGCGAGGCTTGGCGTGGAGCTCGATGCGCCGAGGCTCAGCATGCTCTACGCGGCTACGCAGGGCTACCCGCTCCTACTGAAACTCTTCGCGGAGCTAGCTGCGTCCAAGGGCGTCGATGAGGCTCTAAGACTGCTCCATGAGAGGAGGCTGGGCACACAGTTCTGGGACAGCATTGTGGCGGGGCTAAGCGCGTCGGAGAGACAGGTTCTGGAGCTGCTTGTCGACCTAGAGATACCTGTGCCCGCCGAACTGGTAGCGGATACGTGTAGCTGTAAGGCGCCAGTGGCTGCCCTCTACCGTCTCCTAGACCTTGGCCTCGTGACGGAGGCTGGTGGGGGCTACGTTGTCCGCGACATAGTGTTAAGGACTAGGCCGAGGAGACCCAGGCTCAGCAGCCTATTAGGCGCTGGTGAGTGGTTTGTGAAGAGGCCCAGGCCCGACCACATTGTTGCAGCGCTGCACCTCTTCCGCAGAGCAGGCGACGAGAGGAAGATTGTGAGGACGATTAGGACACGTATAGCCCGTATAGGGCATGAGATGGCCCTTGTGAGGGATACTTATGGCCGGGAGCTGGAGGAGGCGTTGGAGAGTACTAGGAGCGACTATGCCCGTGCCTACCTCTTGGCCGAGCTTGCTCTCGTCGCGAGAGAGCGGGGAGACTACGATGGCTCATTAGAGCTGCTTAGGAAGGCGTGGATGCTTACCCGCATGTATAGGGATAGTTGTCTACTGCTCAACATCGTCGGCCACCTCCTATGGCATTATCCCTTGAAGCTGGGCGGCGGAGAAGCCGAGGAATTGCTGAGAGAGGCTGAAAAGATTCTCGGGAATTCACGTGAAGACCCATGCCTCCTCGGGGCCATGGACGTCTACTACTCCAACCTTGCAAGGTACTACGCCATGAGGGGAGAGGTCGGGGAAGCGCTTAGCGCTATCCGGCTAGGCCTCTCTGTCGCCGAGAAGAGGGGCAACCCCAGGGAAGTAGCGTTCTCTAGGGCTCAGCTCGCCCTCGTGCTCGGGATGATGGGGAGGCTCGAAGAGGCCATAGCTGAGGCCGAGGAGGCTCTCGGAAGGCTCCTCCTAGACGCTCCGGAGCCGCTGCTTGCCAGGGTAAAGTGGATACTTGCCGAGCTCTACCTGCGGGCAGGGAACATTCATGGAGCCTACCGCTACGCGTACGAGGCGAGAGAGGCCTTCATGAAGCAGGGCCACTACTCTTCAGCTACCTCAACGATGGCTGTAGAGGTTCTCTCACTGATAAAAATGGGGTCCTATAGCACAGCGTACAGGGTGGCAAAGGAGCTCAAGAGCATTGTTGAGGAGAAAATAGGTTCCTGGAACGGATCAGAGCTAGACGGGCTCGCCGTTGCTGCCGCCTACCAGCTCGCTGGCAGAGATGCAAGAAGATTCGCAGAAGAACTCATAGAGGCTCGGCGTAAGAGGGCGGTAGCGGTTTCGCCTATTGATGCAGCACCCTATATTGAGGCTCTCCGCGCCGCTGGCCTAGACAGCGTGGCCGATAGGCTCGCGGAGCTGGCCAAGCAACTATAG